Proteins encoded by one window of Alkalinema sp. FACHB-956:
- a CDS encoding Fur family transcriptional regulator, with protein sequence MQTHGEALKPIRSLEDAVERCQVLGMRLSRQRRYILELLWQDQEHLSAREIYDRLNCQGKEIGHTSVYQNLEALSEQGVIECIERADGRLYGNISDAHSHVNCLDTQQIIDVHVDLPPELIQQIEAQTGVNITEYRIDFYGYRKASSEPIGE encoded by the coding sequence ATGCAAACTCACGGGGAAGCACTGAAACCAATTCGTTCTCTAGAGGACGCTGTAGAACGCTGTCAAGTCTTGGGAATGCGTTTGAGCCGACAGCGACGCTACATCCTAGAACTCCTGTGGCAGGATCAGGAACATCTATCTGCCCGTGAAATTTACGATCGCCTCAACTGCCAAGGCAAGGAGATCGGCCATACCTCGGTGTATCAGAACCTGGAAGCCCTGTCCGAGCAAGGGGTAATTGAGTGCATTGAGCGGGCCGATGGTCGTCTCTATGGCAACATCAGTGATGCCCATAGTCACGTCAACTGTCTGGATACCCAGCAAATCATTGATGTGCATGTGGATTTACCGCCGGAACTGATTCAACAGATCGAAGCCCAGACCGGCGTCAACATTACCGAATATCGCATTGATTTTTACGGCTATCGCAAAGCTTCCTCGGAACCGATCGGGGAATAA
- a CDS encoding MFS transporter, which produces MHPVSQQPQSTGFSALLRDRAFMQLWIGQICSQLADKIFLTLQVSLLTENLRYQAFEINMGSIQWALDPNSRLLILFIASTIPAILFGSAAGIFVDRRRKKSVLFHCNLWRAIMLLLLPFIPGGFPLLVVIVFAESVLTQFFAPAEQSVLPFLVARENLIAANSLFATTMIGSIVVGHAVASPIFDLVEYLSRGLGNLPFEFGKEFTVGLLYLAGAIILARLPMRETRQRAEDTLHPWQDFKAGLAYLRKDRLVSNAIVQLMIIYSVFASLTVLSIALTSKIQISPGQKLQADQFGFLIAAAGVGMILGATLLNVMGDRFHHKPLPLIGFLSVSFALFCFAFIHQLAIALVLSAFLGLGSVLIVVPMQTLIQQQTPASMRGKVFGFQNNVINIAISLPLVLTEFFVKLSPPLDPTNPNSPRDPGFVLLGISVIVAAIGIWTWRRSRQVFQDVL; this is translated from the coding sequence ATGCATCCCGTGAGTCAGCAACCTCAATCCACTGGTTTTTCGGCCCTCCTGCGCGATCGTGCCTTCATGCAGCTTTGGATTGGCCAAATTTGTTCCCAGCTTGCGGACAAGATTTTTCTGACCCTCCAAGTTTCTCTCCTCACAGAAAATCTACGGTATCAAGCCTTTGAAATTAACATGGGTTCAATCCAATGGGCTCTGGATCCGAACTCGCGGTTGTTGATTTTGTTTATTGCTTCCACCATTCCGGCCATTTTGTTTGGCTCGGCGGCGGGAATTTTTGTCGATCGACGGCGCAAGAAATCTGTCCTGTTCCATTGCAATCTCTGGCGGGCCATTATGCTGCTGCTGCTACCGTTCATTCCCGGTGGCTTTCCGTTGCTAGTGGTGATTGTGTTTGCTGAGTCGGTATTGACCCAGTTCTTTGCCCCAGCGGAACAAAGTGTATTACCCTTTTTGGTGGCTCGGGAGAATTTAATCGCGGCTAATTCCCTGTTTGCGACGACGATGATTGGCTCGATCGTGGTGGGGCATGCGGTTGCGTCCCCGATTTTCGATCTTGTGGAGTACCTCAGCCGGGGACTTGGGAATCTTCCCTTTGAGTTTGGTAAGGAATTCACAGTAGGGTTGCTGTACCTGGCAGGCGCGATTATTTTGGCTCGCTTGCCCATGCGGGAAACCCGCCAACGGGCTGAAGACACCTTGCATCCTTGGCAAGACTTCAAAGCGGGCTTGGCTTATCTACGCAAGGATCGCCTGGTGAGTAACGCGATCGTGCAGCTGATGATTATCTACTCAGTGTTTGCTTCGTTAACCGTGCTGTCGATCGCCCTGACGAGCAAAATTCAAATCAGTCCCGGCCAAAAACTCCAGGCTGACCAATTTGGCTTTTTGATTGCGGCGGCGGGAGTCGGCATGATTTTGGGGGCAACGTTGCTGAACGTCATGGGCGATCGCTTCCACCACAAACCTCTCCCCCTGATTGGCTTTCTGAGCGTCAGTTTTGCTTTGTTTTGCTTTGCGTTCATCCATCAATTGGCGATCGCGTTAGTGTTGAGTGCCTTTTTGGGGCTGGGGTCGGTGCTGATCGTAGTCCCCATGCAAACGTTGATTCAGCAGCAAACGCCCGCCTCGATGCGAGGGAAGGTCTTCGGCTTCCAAAATAACGTGATCAACATCGCCATTTCCCTGCCCCTAGTCCTGACAGAGTTTTTCGTCAAACTGTCTCCTCCCCTAGATCCCACCAATCCCAATTCTCCTCGTGATCCAGGGTTCGTTTTACTAGGGATTAGCGTGATTGTGGCGGCGATCGGGATTTGGACTTGGCGCAGAAGTCGTCAGGTTTTTCAAGATGTTCTATGA
- a CDS encoding chlorophyllase, translated as MKLIHPCNPSKPLQTAVLSAIVLTPIVCLSGNTSATAHDRPTYYKKIDRAALTIAADGDPADVYFPRLSKHQRDRAELPVVLMLPGALVDKADYSNFATQVARYGFVVVVPNNQRTLIAPNGQLFPGLFAEQEQVHQVLAQMRIEDRNPKSPIFKLVDPTKLGLMGHSFGGGAGLGATQTQFCLPGICSGTYTRPPELKAGIFYATNYRNQQTQQFLPINNTGIPIGLIVGSLDGVVLPSASRATYDQIVNPPKAFITVAGANHYSITNQDNPVREPSRSTLDQAIATQTIAHWSGLFLRTVMLNDRRGLDKVLRVADDLDPNVTVIR; from the coding sequence ATGAAACTCATTCATCCCTGTAATCCATCAAAGCCCCTTCAAACCGCCGTGCTCAGTGCGATCGTGCTCACTCCGATCGTCTGTTTAAGTGGAAACACAAGTGCGACCGCGCACGATCGCCCAACGTATTACAAAAAGATCGATCGTGCCGCCCTGACCATTGCCGCTGATGGCGATCCAGCCGATGTCTACTTCCCTCGATTATCCAAACACCAACGCGATCGGGCGGAATTGCCTGTTGTCCTGATGCTACCGGGAGCCTTGGTCGATAAAGCAGATTATTCCAATTTCGCCACCCAAGTCGCCCGTTATGGCTTTGTCGTCGTCGTTCCCAACAATCAGCGAACCTTGATCGCACCCAATGGTCAACTCTTTCCCGGTCTTTTTGCCGAACAGGAACAGGTACATCAAGTCCTCGCCCAAATGCGAATTGAAGATCGCAATCCCAAATCACCCATTTTCAAACTCGTTGATCCCACTAAACTCGGATTGATGGGACATTCCTTTGGCGGCGGCGCAGGACTCGGCGCAACCCAAACCCAGTTTTGTTTACCGGGGATTTGCTCCGGGACCTATACTCGCCCCCCGGAACTCAAAGCCGGAATTTTCTACGCCACCAATTATCGCAATCAGCAGACCCAGCAATTTTTGCCCATTAACAATACTGGCATTCCGATCGGCTTGATTGTTGGCAGTCTCGATGGCGTTGTATTACCGTCTGCCAGTCGAGCGACTTACGATCAAATTGTGAATCCACCCAAAGCGTTTATTACAGTCGCAGGTGCGAATCACTACAGCATTACGAATCAAGATAATCCCGTTCGTGAACCCAGTCGATCGACTTTAGATCAAGCGATCGCAACCCAGACGATCGCCCATTGGAGCGGACTCTTTCTCCGAACCGTCATGCTGAACGATCGACGAGGTTTAGATAAGGTTCTCCGTGTGGCGGATGACCTCGATCCGAATGTCACGGTGATTCGTTAA
- a CDS encoding DUF4347 domain-containing protein encodes MFQSTVSSSVGAIALTDAIAPFGLTSSTNHPLHLPNYASSAVREVAFIDGGLSDAQTLINGLKPGTAVYVLDPSGNELGQITQVIAGYDNLAAVSLFSHGSDGALQLGSTRLNMANLLDYAGLLQSWSSSLAADADVLLYGCDVAAEATGQSFVSQLATLTGADVAASTDLTGNAALGGDWDLEFSTGHIDTDAPLLAGFQQAYQGLLALTEDTSIALPGVNRSSVAWGDYTGDGKLDLILTGSDNSGNLIAKLYKNNGSGGLTEDTSIALPGVRDSSVAWGDYTGDGKLDLILTGFDSSFNRIAKLYKNNGSGGLTEDTSIALPGVSSSSVAWGDYTGDGKLDLILTGFDSSRNRIAKLYKNNGSGGLTEDTSIALPGVYLSSVAWGDYTGDDKLDLILTGRDSSGNPIAKLYQNNGSGGLTEDTSIALPGVAAGSVAWGDYTGDGKLDLILTGVDNSGNRIAKLYQNNGSGGLTEDTSIALPGVFNSSVAWGDYTGDGKLDLILTGSIFGNRIAKLYQNNGSGGLTEDTSIALPGVDLSSVAWGDYTGDGKLDLILTGVDNSGRIAKLYKDVPNKPPVATNDSFTTNEDTPLTVTAANGVLSNDTDADNNTLTAILVSSPSNGTLTLNTDGSFTYTPNANFNGSDSFTYRTNDGTVNSTNIATVTLNVTAVNDAPSFTKGSDLTVNQNAGAQTITNWATNLSAGPANESGQTLSFTVTNNNNALFSVQPTISPNGTLTYTPNPNLSPNLTNRTAIVTVTLRDSGGTDNGGQNTFTQTFTIVVGKTQNGGNGRDSLNGTAGNDRLNGNNGNDTLFGGAGNDELSGGNGDDVLDGGTGNNTLTGGLGADTFVLASGGNQRITDFQNGTDRFRLTGGLTFNQLTFQRDGTRTRIKIAATDETLAVLDNITVNQLDSTDFVTV; translated from the coding sequence ATGTTTCAATCGACTGTTTCTTCGAGCGTCGGCGCGATCGCTTTAACCGATGCGATCGCCCCTTTTGGACTGACTTCTAGCACTAACCATCCGCTGCACCTGCCGAATTATGCGAGCAGTGCGGTTCGGGAGGTGGCGTTCATTGATGGGGGCTTGTCGGATGCCCAAACGCTGATCAACGGGTTAAAACCGGGGACTGCGGTGTATGTGCTCGACCCCTCGGGGAATGAACTGGGTCAGATCACGCAAGTCATAGCGGGCTATGACAACCTGGCAGCGGTGTCGCTGTTCTCTCATGGCAGTGATGGGGCGTTGCAGTTGGGTAGCACTCGTCTGAATATGGCAAACCTACTGGACTATGCAGGGCTGTTGCAGTCTTGGTCGAGTTCGCTGGCTGCGGATGCGGATGTGTTGCTCTATGGCTGTGATGTGGCGGCAGAGGCCACCGGACAGAGTTTCGTCAGCCAACTGGCAACCCTGACCGGAGCCGATGTAGCGGCATCCACCGACCTGACGGGGAACGCCGCCCTGGGGGGCGATTGGGACCTGGAGTTTAGCACTGGTCACATCGACACCGATGCTCCCCTGCTAGCGGGGTTCCAGCAAGCGTATCAAGGGCTGCTCGCCCTGACGGAAGACACCAGCATTGCGCTGCCGGGAGTAAACCGTAGCTCCGTCGCCTGGGGCGATTACACGGGCGATGGCAAGCTCGACCTCATCCTCACTGGATCCGATAACTCTGGCAACTTGATCGCGAAGCTGTACAAAAACAATGGCAGTGGCGGTCTGACGGAAGACACCAGCATTGCTCTGCCGGGAGTACGCGATAGCTCCGTCGCCTGGGGCGATTACACGGGCGATGGCAAGCTCGACCTCATTCTCACTGGATTTGATAGCTCTTTCAACCGGATCGCGAAGCTGTACAAAAACAATGGCAGTGGCGGTCTGACGGAAGACACCAGCATTGCGCTGCCGGGAGTATCCAGTAGCTCCGTCGCCTGGGGCGATTACACGGGCGATGGCAAGCTCGACCTCATCCTCACTGGATTCGATAGCTCTCGCAACCGGATCGCGAAGCTGTACAAAAACAATGGCAGTGGCGGTCTGACGGAAGACACCAGCATTGCGCTGCCGGGAGTATACCTTAGCTCCGTCGCCTGGGGCGATTACACGGGCGATGACAAGCTCGACCTCATCCTCACTGGACGAGATAGCTCTGGCAACCCGATCGCGAAGCTGTACCAAAACAATGGCAGTGGCGGTCTGACGGAAGACACCAGCATTGCGCTGCCGGGAGTAGCCGCTGGCTCCGTCGCCTGGGGCGATTACACGGGCGATGGCAAGCTCGACCTCATCCTCACTGGAGTAGATAACTCTGGCAACCGGATCGCGAAGCTGTACCAAAACAATGGCAGTGGCGGTCTGACGGAAGACACCAGCATCGCTCTGCCGGGAGTATTCAATAGCTCCGTCGCCTGGGGCGATTACACGGGCGATGGCAAGCTCGACCTCATCCTCACTGGATCTATCTTTGGCAACCGGATCGCGAAGCTGTACCAAAACAATGGCAGTGGCGGTCTGACGGAAGACACCAGCATTGCTCTGCCGGGAGTAGACTTGAGCTCCGTCGCCTGGGGCGATTACACGGGCGATGGCAAGCTCGACCTCATCCTCACTGGAGTAGATAACTCTGGCAGGATCGCGAAGCTGTACAAAGACGTCCCCAATAAACCGCCCGTCGCCACCAACGACAGCTTCACCACCAACGAAGACACGCCCTTGACGGTGACAGCAGCAAACGGGGTGCTGAGCAATGACACCGATGCCGACAACAATACCCTCACTGCCATCCTGGTCAGCAGTCCCAGCAACGGCACTCTCACCCTCAATACCGATGGCTCCTTCACCTACACGCCCAACGCCAACTTCAATGGCAGCGATAGCTTCACCTATCGCACCAATGACGGCACCGTCAACTCGACGAACATTGCCACCGTTACCCTCAATGTCACCGCTGTTAATGATGCGCCTTCCTTTACCAAAGGATCGGATCTCACCGTCAACCAAAATGCTGGGGCACAAACTATAACCAATTGGGCAACCAATCTCTCCGCTGGCCCTGCCAACGAGTCGGGGCAAACCCTCAGCTTCACCGTGACCAATAACAACAATGCGCTGTTCAGCGTCCAACCGACGATCTCCCCCAACGGTACCCTCACCTACACCCCCAATCCCAACCTCAGCCCCAACCTTACCAACCGCACCGCCATCGTCACCGTCACCCTACGCGATAGCGGCGGCACCGATAACGGGGGACAAAACACCTTCACCCAGACCTTTACGATCGTCGTCGGCAAAACCCAAAACGGCGGCAATGGCAGAGATAGCCTGAATGGCACCGCTGGGAACGATCGCCTCAATGGCAACAACGGCAATGACACCCTATTTGGCGGCGCAGGCAACGATGAATTGTCTGGGGGGAACGGGGATGATGTCCTCGATGGCGGCACGGGCAACAACACCCTCACCGGTGGACTGGGAGCCGATACCTTTGTCCTCGCTTCCGGCGGTAACCAGCGCATTACCGATTTCCAAAATGGGACCGATCGCTTCCGGTTAACGGGCGGCCTCACCTTTAACCAACTCACCTTCCAACGGGATGGAACCCGCACCCGAATTAAGATCGCGGCCACGGATGAAACGTTAGCGGTGTTAGACAACATCACCGTCAACCAGCTTGACTCCACCGATTTCGTCACGGTCTAA
- a CDS encoding ABC transporter ATP-binding protein, protein MADPILVVENVHAGYIKDLDILQGVNMIVHPGELVTIIGPNGAGKSTLAKTIFGLLTPHTGQIIFNGEAIAGLKPDQIVPKGMGYVPQISNVFRSLTVEENLEMGAYVRNVALEPLKREMYDRFPKLGERRKQRAGTLSGGERQQLAMAKALMLRPSLLLLDEPSAALSPLMVTSVFEQIQEIQRSGTAILLVEQNAKQALKMSDRGYVLEAGRDRFEGRGIDLLNDPKVGELYLGVGQAH, encoded by the coding sequence ATGGCCGATCCCATCCTGGTTGTTGAAAATGTCCACGCAGGCTACATCAAGGACTTAGATATTCTTCAGGGAGTGAATATGATTGTTCACCCAGGGGAGTTGGTGACGATCATTGGCCCGAATGGAGCGGGAAAGTCAACACTGGCTAAAACAATTTTTGGATTGCTGACACCCCACACCGGGCAAATTATTTTCAATGGTGAAGCGATCGCGGGGTTGAAGCCGGACCAAATTGTGCCGAAGGGCATGGGCTATGTGCCACAGATTTCCAATGTTTTTCGGTCTTTGACGGTGGAAGAGAATTTGGAAATGGGGGCCTATGTGCGCAATGTGGCCTTGGAACCGTTGAAGCGGGAAATGTACGATCGCTTTCCGAAGCTGGGTGAACGGCGAAAACAACGGGCGGGCACGCTTTCCGGGGGTGAGCGGCAACAACTAGCCATGGCGAAGGCGTTGATGTTGCGCCCTAGTTTGTTGCTGCTGGATGAACCTTCGGCGGCCCTGTCTCCGTTGATGGTGACTTCGGTGTTTGAACAAATTCAAGAAATTCAACGATCGGGGACGGCGATTTTGCTGGTGGAACAAAATGCTAAGCAAGCGCTGAAAATGTCCGATCGGGGCTACGTTTTGGAGGCGGGACGCGATCGCTTTGAGGGTCGGGGCATTGACCTGTTGAATGATCCCAAGGTAGGCGAACTGTATTTAGGGGTGGGTCAAGCACACTAG
- a CDS encoding 4Fe-4S dicluster domain-containing protein — translation MAHSIVSDVCEGVADCVSACPVACIHPGESPSKNLKGTDWYWIDFSTCIDCGICLQVCPVEGAIVPEERPDLQLHKA, via the coding sequence GTGGCCCATTCGATCGTAAGTGACGTCTGTGAAGGCGTTGCAGATTGCGTTTCTGCTTGTCCAGTTGCTTGCATTCACCCAGGTGAATCCCCTAGCAAAAATTTGAAGGGAACCGATTGGTACTGGATTGATTTTTCAACCTGTATCGATTGTGGAATTTGCTTGCAAGTGTGCCCGGTGGAAGGTGCGATCGTGCCGGAAGAACGTCCCGATCTGCAACTGCACAAGGCATAG
- a CDS encoding ATP phosphoribosyltransferase regulatory subunit → MVYQPPSGARDLLPLDVAQKRWIEHRLQQVLHRWGYHRIITSTLERLDTLMAGGAIAQRQILQIQTADDEALGLRPELTASIARTAVTRLAEGNQPQRLYYNANVFRRPEEGSHSGQQEFYQAGVELLGGSGLLADAEILLLLMESLDNVGLGQQWQLVLGEAGLTRSLLLAFPEAIRSKVRRAIAHLDRIALEEMPLSDDLRERALFLLELRGKPADVIQQVSRLPLDETQWAAVNHLKSLIELLQTTMQTSTEAQTTVIPIVLDLSLIRTFDYYTGIVFEAISHGPAGQFSLGQGGRYDELLGVYHPQGESRPGIGFSLELERLHQALLPTGQLPSTTPRSDWLVVSGQESTHAIAFAHSQKLRQSQNMLRVEVDLGGRSQDGIRTYAEGRGIANIAWIKADGSIVEERLAPAL, encoded by the coding sequence ATGGTTTATCAGCCGCCAAGTGGGGCGAGGGATTTATTGCCCCTGGATGTTGCGCAAAAGCGTTGGATTGAACATCGGCTTCAGCAGGTTTTGCATCGCTGGGGATACCACCGGATTATTACATCTACCCTAGAGCGGTTGGATACTTTGATGGCAGGGGGCGCGATCGCCCAACGCCAAATCTTGCAGATCCAGACAGCGGATGATGAGGCATTGGGCCTGCGTCCGGAGCTGACGGCATCGATCGCGCGGACGGCGGTGACTCGGCTGGCAGAGGGCAACCAACCCCAGCGGCTGTACTACAATGCCAACGTCTTTCGGCGACCGGAGGAAGGCAGTCACAGCGGCCAACAAGAGTTTTACCAAGCGGGCGTGGAACTGCTGGGGGGCAGTGGCCTGCTTGCGGATGCGGAAATTCTGTTATTGCTGATGGAGAGCCTCGACAATGTGGGGCTCGGACAACAGTGGCAGCTCGTCCTGGGGGAAGCGGGGCTGACCCGATCGCTGCTCTTGGCCTTTCCGGAGGCGATTCGATCGAAGGTGCGACGGGCCATTGCCCACCTCGATCGCATTGCCCTAGAGGAAATGCCGTTATCCGATGATTTGCGGGAGCGGGCGCTCTTTCTCTTGGAACTGCGGGGCAAACCAGCGGATGTCATTCAACAAGTCAGCCGTCTCCCCTTGGATGAAACCCAATGGGCCGCAGTCAACCATCTCAAGTCGTTGATTGAACTGCTGCAAACAACGATGCAGACATCCACCGAGGCGCAAACCACAGTAATCCCGATCGTGCTGGACTTGAGTTTGATCCGCACCTTTGACTACTACACTGGCATTGTGTTCGAAGCAATCAGTCATGGCCCAGCGGGACAGTTTAGTTTAGGGCAGGGGGGCCGCTACGACGAACTGCTGGGGGTTTACCATCCCCAGGGAGAATCTCGCCCAGGGATTGGCTTTTCCCTGGAATTAGAGCGCCTTCACCAGGCCCTGCTGCCCACAGGTCAGCTTCCCAGTACAACGCCCCGGAGTGATTGGCTGGTGGTGTCTGGGCAGGAAAGCACCCACGCGATCGCCTTTGCCCATAGCCAAAAGCTGCGGCAATCCCAGAACATGCTGCGGGTAGAAGTGGATTTGGGCGGACGATCGCAGGACGGGATCCGCACCTATGCTGAAGGGCGCGGCATTGCCAATATTGCTTGGATTAAAGCGGATGGTTCGATCGTGGAGGAACGGCTGGCCCCTGCGCTGTAA
- a CDS encoding J domain-containing protein, with protein sequence MVFQIQRGLFLADFADYYATLGLPINADPKEIRKSYLKIARRLHPDSAAAASATDKQLAEQLLSKLVNPAWEQLSQDKNRTEYVLLLKLKGKAAARQTIDPSSLAAMAQDLMTASNLDHAYRSAVQELSHRQYDQMDQVIELTAQLSELNLVYLMRTEGEGLNIATQSPAGAKSTSATTSGNSSGSPATTNPTLGDKSKTPFAHIPRQSLAEPYYNRAELAFRRQNYAQAILELRDALKIEPKNSRFHSLMGMVYLEQKQATMARISFDKALEFNPEEEMALVGKQRLQQMAAKTTPTNGAAGKSTADKPTPGKSGGKANGKSDGKSGGLFGGLFGKKK encoded by the coding sequence ATGGTGTTTCAAATTCAACGGGGGCTGTTCCTAGCGGATTTCGCCGATTACTACGCTACCTTAGGGCTGCCCATCAACGCAGATCCCAAGGAGATTCGTAAGAGCTATCTCAAAATTGCCCGACGCTTGCATCCGGACAGTGCGGCAGCGGCAAGCGCCACCGATAAGCAACTAGCAGAACAATTATTGTCTAAGCTGGTCAATCCTGCGTGGGAACAACTCTCTCAGGATAAAAACAGAACAGAATATGTTCTCTTGCTCAAGCTCAAGGGGAAAGCCGCAGCACGGCAAACGATCGATCCCAGCAGCTTAGCTGCGATGGCGCAGGATCTCATGACTGCAAGCAACTTGGATCATGCCTACCGATCGGCGGTGCAAGAACTATCCCACCGTCAATATGATCAAATGGATCAAGTCATTGAGTTAACTGCCCAACTGAGTGAACTCAACCTAGTTTACTTAATGCGCACCGAAGGAGAAGGGCTGAATATTGCTACCCAAAGTCCTGCGGGTGCGAAATCTACATCAGCAACGACCTCAGGGAATTCATCGGGTAGTCCAGCCACCACCAACCCAACCCTCGGTGATAAGAGCAAAACCCCCTTTGCCCATATCCCACGCCAATCCCTCGCCGAGCCCTACTACAACCGGGCAGAGCTCGCTTTTAGAAGGCAGAACTACGCCCAGGCTATTTTAGAGCTGCGAGACGCCCTCAAAATCGAGCCCAAAAATAGTCGGTTCCACAGTTTGATGGGGATGGTTTATTTGGAACAAAAACAAGCTACGATGGCTCGCATCAGCTTTGATAAGGCGTTGGAATTTAACCCAGAGGAAGAAATGGCTCTGGTGGGGAAACAGCGTCTTCAGCAAATGGCTGCAAAAACGACCCCTACCAATGGTGCAGCCGGAAAGTCTACGGCGGACAAGCCAACCCCTGGGAAGTCCGGTGGTAAGGCGAACGGAAAATCCGATGGAAAATCCGGTGGATTATTTGGAGGGCTATTTGGGAAGAAGAAGTAA
- a CDS encoding inositol monophosphatase family protein, whose product MSQLEVFLDIATEAALAAGAELQKYWGNLQDIQEKGRPGDLVTEADRAAEKAVLTVLHRHLPNHSILAEETGQVGTLDDEFLWAIDPLDGTTNYAHQYPCVAVSIGLMIQGIPQVGVVYNPIHQELYRAAKGQGATLNRRPIQVSSTAELSKSLLVTGFAYDRHQTADNNYAEFCHFTHKTQGVRRDGAAALDLAYVAAGRLDGFWERGLSPWDMVAGIVLVEEAGGRVTAYDGSDFQLRSGRILATNGKLHSAIAEELQQVKPLAAWA is encoded by the coding sequence ATGTCCCAACTCGAAGTTTTTCTTGACATTGCCACAGAGGCTGCACTGGCAGCCGGTGCTGAACTGCAAAAGTATTGGGGCAACCTACAGGATATCCAAGAAAAAGGCCGCCCCGGTGATCTGGTCACGGAGGCCGATCGGGCTGCGGAAAAAGCCGTTCTCACCGTGTTGCATCGTCATCTTCCCAATCATTCCATTTTGGCGGAAGAGACCGGGCAAGTGGGCACCCTAGATGATGAGTTCCTCTGGGCGATCGATCCCCTGGATGGCACGACCAACTATGCCCACCAATATCCCTGTGTAGCCGTCTCCATTGGCTTAATGATTCAGGGGATTCCCCAGGTAGGCGTGGTCTATAACCCCATCCACCAGGAACTCTATCGGGCCGCCAAAGGTCAGGGTGCAACGCTGAACCGTCGGCCTATTCAGGTTTCATCTACCGCAGAACTGAGCAAAAGTTTACTCGTAACCGGTTTTGCCTACGATCGCCATCAAACCGCAGACAATAACTACGCCGAATTTTGCCACTTTACCCACAAGACCCAGGGGGTGCGGCGGGATGGGGCAGCAGCCCTTGATTTGGCCTACGTTGCTGCCGGTCGTTTAGATGGATTTTGGGAACGGGGGCTGTCCCCGTGGGATATGGTGGCGGGCATCGTTCTGGTGGAAGAAGCGGGAGGCCGCGTCACAGCCTACGATGGTTCCGATTTTCAATTGCGATCGGGTCGGATTTTGGCAACTAATGGCAAGCTGCATTCTGCGATCGCGGAAGAACTTCAGCAAGTCAAGCCACTAGCTGCATGGGCCTGA
- a CDS encoding 2Fe-2S iron-sulfur cluster-binding protein, whose protein sequence is MSQLYKVRIHNRQKGTSYEIQVPDDRYILHCSENQGADLPFSCRNGACTACAVRVLSGSLEQPEAMGLSLDLQKQGYALLCVSYARSDLEVETQDEDEVYELQFGRYFGKGRVRFGLPLDED, encoded by the coding sequence ATGAGTCAACTGTACAAGGTGCGCATCCACAACCGGCAAAAGGGCACTTCCTACGAAATCCAAGTGCCCGACGATCGCTACATCCTGCACTGTTCCGAAAACCAAGGGGCCGATCTGCCCTTTTCCTGTCGCAATGGAGCCTGTACCGCCTGCGCAGTGCGTGTCCTCTCTGGATCCCTCGAACAGCCCGAAGCCATGGGGCTCTCCCTCGACCTGCAGAAACAGGGCTATGCCTTACTGTGTGTGAGCTATGCGCGATCGGATCTGGAAGTTGAAACCCAGGATGAGGATGAGGTATACGAATTGCAATTTGGTCGGTATTTTGGCAAGGGGCGGGTTCGGTTTGGTCTGCCGTTAGACGAAGATTAA
- a CDS encoding adenylate/guanylate cyclase domain-containing protein, which yields MNPAIDFQTVPLVAAHDSSLQNTQATFYHLIHQWRTANVETRSVVEQTLWATFGQTQAIMILDMSGFSKTANTKGILPALSMIQHMNAIAIPQLQTQGGDIIKSEADNIFAIFPTVDLAITAAFNTLQAVQAEGLNVAIGIGYGSIFVIEDPVHKDFFGDEVNLASKLGEDTAEGGELMITEAAYQQLQTPDHRWAEFHLGISGIQMVAYQYQFEGLSLSA from the coding sequence ATGAATCCTGCCATTGATTTCCAAACGGTACCCCTAGTGGCTGCCCATGATTCATCGCTGCAAAATACGCAAGCCACGTTTTATCACCTGATCCATCAATGGCGTACTGCAAACGTAGAAACGCGATCGGTGGTTGAACAAACTTTGTGGGCGACCTTTGGCCAAACCCAGGCCATCATGATTCTGGATATGTCAGGCTTTTCCAAGACAGCGAACACGAAGGGAATTCTACCCGCGTTGTCGATGATTCAGCATATGAATGCGATCGCCATTCCCCAGTTGCAAACCCAAGGGGGAGACATTATCAAATCGGAAGCCGACAATATTTTTGCCATCTTTCCGACTGTGGATTTAGCCATCACTGCCGCCTTCAACACCTTACAAGCAGTGCAGGCAGAAGGGCTAAATGTAGCGATCGGGATTGGTTATGGATCCATTTTCGTCATTGAGGATCCTGTCCACAAAGACTTTTTTGGAGACGAGGTCAACCTGGCCTCCAAATTAGGGGAAGATACCGCCGAAGGGGGGGAACTCATGATTACCGAGGCAGCCTATCAACAACTCCAAACCCCGGATCATCGCTGGGCTGAATTTCATCTGGGCATTTCTGGCATCCAAATGGTGGCCTACCAGTATCAGTTCGAGGGATTGAGCTTATCGGCCTGA